ATGTTCGTACACGTTCATGCGCGAATGTTAGACGAGCCAACGCAAATTGCATTTTCTTCTTGCATAATCCGTTTTAATCGCCTCCTTGAGTTGTCCGGATATATAACGTACCTATTCTcgggtaaaataaattagtcgataattttaaacttagGAGATGGGATTTCTTTCGCGGATGCAGATTATACACGTGCGTAGACACTGCAGACCGTCGGGATTGCGTAAATGATAGTCCGCTATATTTTCGTGACGAAAGAAAGACTGTCTCTAACGATACTCGCATacgttttaaattttcttgatGCCTCGCGCATGTGTCGTTACGTAAATCGCTTGAACCGCTTTTGCCGCGACGAACATTGAacgtttttcatttaaataacgtGTACAGAGAAAGAATGCTTCATTGTATGCTACGGACGATTAGCGGTTTATTATATCGATAGTGCGGGAATACGTATAGCAACGAATAAAGAGAGCGAACAAAACAGTAAACgtagagaagaagagagagagggagataaAATGCGATAAATGATCCACACTGTTGAATACTACACGCTAATAATGGGCTACGTAACTTAGATTCTGTTGTTAATTTAGTGGAGCTTGTTGAACTAACTTTTGCTGCAGTTACAGTAAAGCAGTGGACATTTTAACCGTTCCGCGCCAAGTAAAACTTTACCGAGGTATGTACAGTTTAGTGTAGTTTCGTACATCAATGTATAATATGCGATAGTTTTACCGACTTCGTGCGAAGCGACATTTCAAACcgaagagagatagagaaagcgagagagaacgcaattaaatgtttaatttataaaaagaggGGGAAAAACTTAACCACATACGGTACCGCTAAGTTTTCGTTTTAAATGGGAATATGATGCTGTGAAATAGTGATTTATTGACGAAGTACAgaggtatataaataatgatttaatacgcaaatataaatatttagtaagaaaatttttgtgtttctGGAAGATGTCCATCTCGACACAAAATTCCTCGATCGCGCTCCGATcgaacattttaaataattagagcTATATTTGCAAATTCTAAATAGAGAGTagcgtaattttataaaaaaaaaaggagataaGCCAAGGAAGGCTAAAGTTACGAACTTAATTCTAATGGGTCTTTCTAAGTTAAAAGGAggagagaaacaaaaaaggaGATATCCGGACGGTTTGTCTCGGTGAGATAAGCGCGTTACGTCGCTCTAATCAATGTATCGGACACTTTGCGCGATTAATCGCGGGGCATCACTGACAATCTGCCGGGCTACATTATAATCGTAAGTCTCGATAATGGCAATTGTATTTGACTTGCGTTTGGGAaagatgataataaatatttgattgaaaaaaaaaatatatatatatataaggagAAGAAATATCTTCCAGCTGCCGCCGAATCTGATCTTCCCGCGAGAATGTGGAGTCTAGAATGTAGAATCGTGAGAACGGCGCTCAATCACAGGGGGAGATTGAATTAAATTGAACACcacaattataaaagtaaaaacgtGAGAATTTTAGTGTATTACATTACTTACAGAAGGAAATCTTAACATAATTTCCTACGTAATTTCCTACGTCTTCCTTATTTGCtgcattataatttatgcgaGGCTAATccgtaatataaaatttttcttttttaactttcTCCAGAATTATCGGAAGAATAACTTCATCCAGCTAAAACTCGGTATTGCAAAGTCGGCTCTGATGTGcttgtaaaatatgtacagtTTTTCTCAggtattttatcaaaatacaataaagtTACATTTACAGATATGACTGGAAATTGTACAAATAGCTCTCgaagtatacatataaatattacactaGTGGTATACATCAATATGTATGCTCTCTGGTGCTTTGGCAGAAACATAATTCATTAGCACCACACGAATGCAGTTTCGTTTTGAGACGATCAACGCGAATTTCCCTGTCTTCCTTTCTTTTGTACTCTACTCCGATTCGATCGCGATTGTACAACTCTCAAAACTCGACTGATTCCGTGAACGAATGGAAATTTCTCCATCTTGCAATTCCAgctatattgaaaaatttcgcTAAAgactaataaataagaaacgCGTTTCGTCCTTctgagtttttttttccaagaagACGGGATCGGCGGAGTCAGTCCAGCCGCTTTGCGGGACGGTATGCGGCGATCTGTACACTACACGTGATATTTTACACATGGCAAAATCTAGCTAAGCTCGGAGAGTACTGACGTTCATACAATTTGTACACACATGATGACCATTTCGAATCTCTCCGAACGTTTTTTTCCCTTATCTTACACGAGGTTGTTACCGTTCTCCACATTACCCTCGTAGAAGGACTCGCATTTCTCGAGTAAACGATGAACCGGACTAATGTTGTACGGGAACAGGTTCTTGGACACCAGCCGATCGATGGCCAACCGTAGTCTTATCAGTACCGTCATAGTGTCGTCCAACTCGCGGCCGCAACACCTGACGAACTCGAGCCAGTTACGCCTAATGTATTTGAGGAATCGCAGGAGATACAGCAGGAAGCAGGTCTCGTTGCTGACCAACAGATCCAGCAGAACATCCGGATCATGCGACACGGCGCGGATGAATTGCACAAAGGTCAATGTGGGGCTGAGCATCTGGCCCAGATCGTTCTGGGGCGGGCCGCGATAGAATAAGCCCACGGCGACGTCCAGACAGCAGACCATACCCTCGATCAAGAAGTCGTCCTGGTCGTGGAACATCTGCACGACCCATTGCGACAGCGGCATCTCCGGATGGAAGGGCATCAATGCTTTCACGCACTGATCCAGCTGACGTAGTACCTCGCGGATGCTCCTCTCGATCACCGCCATGTCCTCGTCGAGATCCTCGGCCTCGGAGCCGAGCGACGAGTCGCTGGAGTCGCTGCGCGTCTCCCGCACTGTCACGGCGACGCTCTTGAGCACTAGCAGCACCATCTTCTGCAGCAGAGGACGATCGCCCTCGCCGGTGCCGCCGCCGAACCTACCGGAACCGTGACGGTAGGGCAACGCGTCGAGCAGACGCCAGTCCTTGACGGCGCGGACGATGAGGTGCGCCAGGGAGCACGGTTCGTCCGGTAGGACATCCTGCAGCGCCAGGGTGCTGCCGTAGCACAGTACTTCGTTGAAGAGTCCGAGCAAGTGTCGCCAGATCACGCCCGGCACATTGGCGTTCAGCAACAGGACGAGATTGTTGAGCTGCGAGTAGAAAGGTTTGGTGTCGATGACGGAAAGATTGGCTTTCACCGAGATGACGGTCTCCCACAGGTGCAGGAACGTGATGACCACGGACGCGTGCTGCGGCGTGTACGCCGTGAGAATGTCATTGAACTTGGACACGAGAATTGTCCACTTGGACTCGAGCGCCTTCACGCACATCGCCTTGACCGTCGTGCTGTCGAAGTCGGTGATGACGAGGGTGTTGCAGCCCGGCGGCGGCACAGACGTCTCGCCCTCCTCCAACGGGTGTATACTACAGTCTTTATGCTCGACCACTCGCTTGACCACGTCCAGGGTGAACAACATCTGGCTGGGCGAGTGGCTGTTGACCAGGGATTGCGTGAGCCTCTCCAGCCAGGCGGCCTCCACGTTGTCCCGCGCGACGATGAAGAACGACGCGAGCACGCGACTCGCCGCGTACGACACGAACTTGTTGGTCGTGTAGGACAGGTCGATGATCTGATCGACGATGCCGTGCTCGTTCCGCGCCACCGCCTCGCACACGTCCGCCACCCGTTTGCACATGACATTCTTCGCGTTCTGCCTGATGGCCAGGTCGAACAGCAGCTGCAGGGCGCTCAGATACTCCAGAATCTGATCCGTGTCCCAGTCGGACAGCACGGCGTAACGGATGCTACCGTCGGTCTCCTCGACCGTGAAGTTGGTGAACGGCTTGCGCAGACTGCTCTCCGGCATATGGCACAGACATCGCGCGAGGAGGTTCCTCTGCAACTCCTCGACGTCGGCGAGCCCGTTCTTGGCCCCCGCGCTAATCTCGATACGCTGCTTCTTCTTAACCGGCTCCTCCATTACGTTGACGGGAGGACAACAACGATAGATGCACCATTAACGTCAAGTCGACCATTAACTCGTCGAGTTAGCTCTCTCGTGTAGGTGACGCCGAGAGGGAGGAGCATCCGAGTACCCACGAGTCACTTGCATTTTCTGCGTCAGCCCATTGTAGTCAGCGGATGAGGTCCATCGGGAATACCTATTGTGAGAAGTCATACAAACGTTTGTGTTGAGAATTGTAAACAAGAGAAAGATGAAATGAGGTCTGTCTTTTATTACTCCATTTATTGCTCCACTGAGCTGCACTAGAACTTCCCTTCTCCCTTTCGCCAAATTGCAAACATATACCTAATTCACTTTAACTACAGAGAGCGTACGCTAATTCAGCAATAAAAAACAGACCTATCATCAAACAGCCTATCATTAAGACTTGTACTCCGagtttttatatcaaaccTAGATACATCGTGTAACAAAATTCAACGTTcgctattaaatatttaagcaaTTCACCACTGATGAAAGACTTGGTACAGTCAAAACGTTCAGTTATTGTACGTCTcctaattttcttcttttttatttaacaagtaGCTTTTTAATACCCAAGTTCACTTCTGCTCGTCCTTCGGCCGATGATTACTTTACAGTTTAGCTTGTATAGCAAACGGATCAAccttacataattttaattaagactCGTTACCCGCACGTACAGCGTTACCGAGCGACAGCACGCTTCGTTTcctttgaataatttttttttatatttttatgccactatcctattttatttatcgcggCGCGAGCTCAGAAAAGTATATTCGCGCCTTCGCGCGAGCGTCAGGTTTCCCCGGATGGCCAGAAGCGGACGGCAGAAGCGCGGTAGACGATGTCTGGTGTGTAACACCAGAAGCCAGTAGGCAACGGGCAAACTTACACCATTAAATTCCCACCGCGCTATCCTCGCCGCGGGACGACGGAGGCTGCACACCCCTGGCTCCTGGACGACGTCGCGTGCGCAGCTGGGCTATCCTCCGGCGACGCGCTCGACCGCGCTGGATTCCGCGAGTTCGTGGATCGGCGCGACGCGCCTCGTTCCAGGACGGGGGGGCCGCCTTCAATGGCAGCTCTCGCGCGCGCAGAGGGACGAGCGTGGAGCTCACCCAACACCGGGGTGTGAGCGACGCCGAGTGTGTCTTCACTGTCCCGGCGGTGCAACGTGCTCCGGGCACCTCCGATCGTCCGAGGGACTTCCGCGGCGTCGCTTCGCGTCCCGTCCCCGTTCCTCGTCCCTGGTCACTGTCGCGCGTCGCGTTGAACACGGGCGACGTTCCCCGTTCGCATGGCGCACGGCCACGCGCGAACGTTAGGTGGAGGGGGTGGGGAGGGGgaagggaggaggaggagggggccACACGCGGCGAAACGTTTCCCCGCACGATTCTTCGGTGTCAGCCGCGCCGAATCTCGGGGATCCCTCTCTTGGGGATGATCCCTCGCGAACTAGGAAGCGACACCCACGGGGAGGAGCACACGCAGCGCTCGCACGGCAGCGGTCGCGCACTCGCTCTGTTGCCACGTATACGACGTGCTaccgacggcgacggcggcggcgaaaAATGACACGGGGGCACGACGCGCGATCGACGTACAACAACGGCCGGCAGGTGCAGCAGCACGGCGATGATCGTCGGCAGGGGCGCGTAACACCGTGCCCGGTGTCGGGCGGCGATACCTCGAGGCCGCGGCCGCCGCGTCGTATTCCGCACGTATTCCGGTCCGTTGGCGTGCCACTACGGCCGGGCATCGTGCGGAGCCGCGCACAGGACATATATAATGGAGCCGCGTAACACGGTAGCCGTCCGTCGCGCATTCCATAACGTTACTGAGGGGGTACGCGGTGGAGAGCCGCGCGGCCAATCGTGCGCGGACGCGCACGCCGTCGTGCGTGATGATCCGCGGGCGCGTAATGCGTCGTTTATCGCGGATAAAAGTCGCCCGTAACGAAATGCCGTGCGATAAATAAGCGCGCGATCATCGGCAACTCAGCATCGATCGGGGCGCCCCCGCGCGGCCGCGCGTCGCCAGCGCCGTGGCGGGCGATTCGAATCGCTCGCCGCCTGCGGGGCCCTGCAAGTTGCATTTTCccgaaatttataaaaaaaaaagaaaatacacggaggtcggtattcatagtcggttcttatatttaagaccatcttaagtactatcttaagatgtcattaaccaatcacagagccgtattagcatcttaagatattacttaagacggtcttgaaataagatctgattatggATACCGgccggagagaattttttattatattttatccttaaattcactacaaacttgggacaacttggcaaccaaggattttttaaaatatacaaaagacattttacaaacgtgataaaaattaccaagcagattggtaaattttgaaaaattattgaaatttcctagatatattttagtaaaattaattaaacattttatattattaatacttctTTATTATGGTAAATATTAGTCaaaatagctcgcataaaattcttggtggtacatatcccacaactaccatgatttcagggtaaattctaagagaaaattctctccgtatataaaaagttttgcgTTGAACTtgacgtttcgcgcgattGCACGATGATTCGTCACCAACTTCACGCGGAATTGAAAGGCGCGGAATAAAATGTTCCGCTTGAAGTTGCACACAAATTGTATATCTTCGCTGTCGAATATCCGCATTACATTATCGATTATTACATTATCGATTCGTTGCAGCATATTTAATTAGCAGTACGGCAAGTTCtgtcaattaaaaagaattgcaCGGTAATTAAACTGTTAATCAAAGATGAGAGGGACGCAAAAGGAAAGAAATTCAATTCGCGCGGAGGAATTTGGCGAAATGTGAACCCGACCGAAGTGAGCTCGcgaattcaaatatttataaatctggCGACCAACTCCAAACGGCGCGAAGTTTGAACACGACGGATGTTCATGAATGCGAAAACTTTCCTTGCGTTCTAGAGTCTAGACGCGCGCGCATCCCGGAAGCGGGGGCGATTCGTCGCGTTCCCCTTCcctttctcctcttctctctctcactttaccaagcttatatatatacgcggcGAGTGCGGCGACCGTCGAGCGGAGTAGCGGAGAAGCGGAGCAGTGGAGCAGTCGGGAAAATGGCGTCGTCGAAAAGCCAACGGTGGATGGTAGACTCGGGGATTCTGCGTAAAAAGAATAGCGACGAGGAACCGCAGGAGCTGTTGGTGTTCGGATATAGCtgcaaattatttcgcgatGATGACAAGGCGAAAATGATTGATCAGGGAAAGCATTTGATACCATGGATGGGCGATAACACGTTGAGGATAGACAGGTCCGTTTCTCTAACCTAGACAAATTTCTCATCTAGGATATTTGTTCTCATGCATAATGACCACGCACCGTTTTTACGTTTCCCCGACTATGAAAAACGTAAAGTACGACTGACCTCGACcgcaaacaaacaaacaaacaaaaaaatatataagaccACAAAATTCGAAaaccgaattttaaaaaaaatcaaaaccaAGTACTGCATTTAGAAGCGAAAAACAAGCGGGGTCCCCCTTCTCATCGTTAATCTCTGGATAAGCAAACTGGAGACTGTTTAAGGCTTCCGCAGGtgttctatctctctctctctcggctgTGAAACGCGCAGTGTGTGGCAGCGCGATTTACGCGCTCTGCACGCGGGTGCTCCGGTGAGACGTGACGCTTGTGGCTGGCCGTCTGTGCAGCAGCAAGGTGAGACACGGCGTTGAGAGACAAACGGGCAAGGCTGACGGTTGTAGGTAATTTATACGACCGCTCAGCACGGTATGTATTTGGCACATTAGACTCGGCTTTGCCTCGGGGCGGCGCGCAGGGCGTTGTTACTTTTACTCGCAAGCTTATATAGTTGTATGGACTTTCATGCTCTTCTCCACGTGCACATGTATGTTCAAATTAATCCGCATCGACGATATACAACGTATACAACGTGTAAATGTAACAAGACAAAACATgtatctgtaaattttaaaataaacataatcgAATGCAATGctgtaatttagaaattaacgGTAACGAGATAATTGTTACTTCAaatggttatatatatatgtaaaatacttGTCGATGTTATCGCGGtatgttaatattttgatgAAAAAGCAAGAACAGGTAGAAACGTTACTCGAGGCATCCTCTATTTAGCTCTGTTCTATTTCAGAAAAATCGCTCTGTGTGGTGGGACTTACTTCTTTGACTTAATATTTTCAGATGCCGTGGCCAACTTGTGCATCAAAACACCTAAAACGATATCGTCTTCCTCCTCTAACGGTTGTATTGTATGTGTATAGATACGATGGACGAGGGGCTCTGGCTGACTTACGGATTCACGAGCCACCATCGGGTGGTTTCGATCAGCGGACGATACTTACCGAGGAAGAACTGAAAGTAGAACAACTCTGTGACGAGGAGCGGTATCGGTCCCTTTACAACAACGACGCGGAGGAGTCCATGAATCATGGTAACGTATCTTCTTTCCCGAAAACGTTTTGATTGTACTTTTCGTACACACTACCAGAGTTTAATCGCGAATTCGCATTGCAGAAGAGGAGATAAAGAGGTTGCATCAAGCACTGGACTCCGAATCTTCGTACAATCAAGTGGGATATAATTACAACGAAGATGAAAATGGTCATAAAGCTTCCGGCGAAGAGTCTCAGAGCCCGAAACAATCGGAGGGCTCTCAAGAGGAAGATCAGGCATTCGTGGCACCTCCCGAACTGGAACCATTTCCCGAGGGAATGGTCCTGGTAAGATGTCGTTTtgtatttgttttattgtattcgtagatattagataatatGATTACATAACGTCAATTTTTCGAATGTTTAGCCGGAAACGCAGAAACTGAATGCCATTATAATGAAAACGGCGCTGTTTATAAGTCAACACGGAAGCCAGTTGGAAATCTTGATAAAGACGAAACAGGCAAACAATCCGCAGTTTGCGTTCCTATCGATAGACGAGCCGCTCCATCAGTATTACAAATATGTCCTCGATGCTATCAAGAGTGGAAAATATAACCCCGAAAAGCAACC
The window above is part of the Temnothorax longispinosus isolate EJ_2023e chromosome 8, Tlon_JGU_v1, whole genome shotgun sequence genome. Proteins encoded here:
- the Lin gene encoding protein lines codes for the protein MEEPVKKKQRIEISAGAKNGLADVEELQRNLLARCLCHMPESSLRKPFTNFTVEETDGSIRYAVLSDWDTDQILEYLSALQLLFDLAIRQNAKNVMCKRVADVCEAVARNEHGIVDQIIDLSYTTNKFVSYAASRVLASFFIVARDNVEAAWLERLTQSLVNSHSPSQMLFTLDVVKRVVEHKDCSIHPLEEGETSVPPPGCNTLVITDFDSTTVKAMCVKALESKWTILVSKFNDILTAYTPQHASVVITFLHLWETVISVKANLSVIDTKPFYSQLNNLVLLLNANVPGVIWRHLLGLFNEVLCYGSTLALQDVLPDEPCSLAHLIVRAVKDWRLLDALPYRHGSGRFGGGTGEGDRPLLQKMVLLVLKSVAVTVRETRSDSSDSSLGSEAEDLDEDMAVIERSIREVLRQLDQCVKALMPFHPEMPLSQWVVQMFHDQDDFLIEGMVCCLDVAVGLFYRGPPQNDLGQMLSPTLTFVQFIRAVSHDPDVLLDLLVSNETCFLLYLLRFLKYIRRNWLEFVRCCGRELDDTMTVLIRLRLAIDRLVSKNLFPYNISPVHRLLEKCESFYEGNVENGNNLV